One Methanofollis sp. genomic window, AACTGACCGATGAACTGACCGATGAACTGACCGATGAACTGACCGATGAACTGACCGATGAACTGATCGAAGATCCGACCACCGATCCGACGACCGACCCGACGACCGATCCGACGACCGATCCGACGACCGATCCGACGACCGATCCGACGACCGATCCGACGACCGATCCGACGACCGACCCGACGACCAATCCGACGACCGATCCGACGACC contains:
- a CDS encoding glycine zipper domain-containing protein — protein: MVVGSVVGSVVGSVVGSVVGSVVGSVVGSVVGSVVGSVVGSSISSSVSSSVSSSVSSSVSSSVSSSVSSSVSSSVSSSVRSSIMSSGKSSRESSGKSNFGPGFISGISLSG